A part of Bacillus thuringiensis genomic DNA contains:
- a CDS encoding PLP-dependent aminotransferase family protein, protein MYKYLHVFNDLESMIQNGEIKEGKKLPSIRTLVTQYECNKATVIRALHELEKRHIIYSVPQSGYYVVKKSGNTIENNEIIDFASSAPDPDVFPYLDFQHCINKAIDTYKNDLFVYGTPKGLPSLIPVIQKQLANYQVFTKEENIFITSGVQQALAILTSIPFPNENETILIEQPTYHLYIEYLEINKIPVIGIKRTNEGIDLHELERIFRTGKIKFFYTIPRYHHPLGTSYSKDEKEKIVLLAKKYNVFIVEDDYLADLETDSKADPLYSLDNCNHVIYLKSYSKIIFPGLRVGVAVIPPSIANDFHTYKKILDIDSPMISQAALEIYIKSGMFERHKNKIKSSYHDRSKKLAETLERIQSETPFLFTYNKQNTIGIHTCLELHKTSISEKLLQRLSEIQISIDTIDKNYVKGFPIERLLKLNVSNVKEDRIEEGIRKVIEKIKKVERLNFQFKKE, encoded by the coding sequence ATGTATAAGTATTTACATGTTTTCAACGACTTAGAAAGTATGATTCAAAATGGGGAGATAAAAGAAGGTAAGAAACTACCGTCTATTCGGACACTAGTTACGCAATATGAGTGTAATAAGGCAACGGTTATACGGGCGCTACATGAATTAGAAAAGCGTCATATTATTTATTCTGTGCCTCAAAGTGGGTACTACGTTGTTAAAAAATCTGGGAATACCATAGAAAATAACGAGATAATTGATTTTGCTTCCTCAGCACCAGATCCAGATGTTTTCCCATATTTAGATTTTCAGCATTGTATTAATAAGGCCATTGATACGTATAAAAATGACTTGTTCGTATACGGAACGCCGAAAGGTTTACCGTCTTTAATTCCGGTCATTCAAAAACAATTAGCAAATTATCAAGTCTTCACGAAAGAAGAAAATATTTTTATAACGTCAGGTGTACAACAAGCGCTAGCGATACTAACTTCTATACCATTTCCAAATGAGAATGAAACGATATTAATTGAACAGCCAACATATCATTTATATATTGAATATCTAGAAATAAATAAAATTCCTGTAATCGGTATTAAACGTACGAATGAAGGTATTGACTTGCATGAATTGGAGCGTATATTTCGAACAGGTAAAATAAAATTCTTTTATACGATACCGAGATATCATCATCCGCTTGGAACTTCTTATTCTAAAGATGAGAAAGAAAAAATCGTGTTATTGGCTAAGAAATATAATGTATTTATAGTGGAAGATGATTATTTAGCAGATTTAGAAACAGATTCAAAAGCAGATCCGTTATATAGCTTGGATAATTGTAATCACGTAATATATTTAAAAAGTTACTCTAAGATTATTTTTCCAGGTTTACGGGTTGGAGTTGCGGTCATTCCACCATCCATCGCAAATGATTTCCATACATATAAAAAGATATTAGATATTGATAGTCCGATGATTTCTCAAGCGGCTTTAGAAATTTATATAAAGAGCGGTATGTTTGAACGTCATAAAAACAAAATTAAATCTTCCTATCACGATAGATCTAAAAAACTAGCAGAAACATTAGAAAGAATACAAAGTGAAACCCCGTTTTTATTCACATATAACAAGCAAAATACAATTGGAATCCATACTTGTTTAGAATTACATAAAACCAGTATTTCAGAAAAGCTTTTACAAAGACTAAGTGAAATTCAAATAAGTATTGATACGATTGATAAAAATTATGTGAAAGGTTTTCCGATAGAAAGGCTATTAAAATTAAACGTATCGAATGTGAAGGAAGATAGGATTGAAGAGGGAATTCGTAAAGTAATTGAGAAAATCAAAAAAGTGGAACGTCTAAATTTTCAATTTAAAAAAGAATAA
- a CDS encoding carboxypeptidase regulatory-like domain-containing protein, translating into MRRKIILLFVCIAIIIGAIVVTKYLKKDDQCFAVGKYSRGIIVDQNNEPISNVKIYEGSIESKERSISNAQGEFEISHGICGEIVLQFVTSDGENYTRKYDSKHIPEVIKLKYKK; encoded by the coding sequence GTGAGACGCAAAATAATTCTCTTGTTTGTATGTATCGCTATAATAATTGGAGCTATAGTTGTGACTAAATATTTAAAAAAAGATGATCAGTGCTTTGCAGTTGGTAAATATTCAAGAGGTATTATCGTAGATCAAAATAACGAACCTATTTCTAATGTGAAAATTTATGAAGGTTCTATTGAAAGTAAGGAACGTAGTATTTCAAATGCACAAGGTGAATTTGAAATATCACATGGTATTTGTGGTGAGATTGTATTACAATTTGTTACCTCAGATGGAGAAAACTATACGAGGAAATATGATAGCAAGCATATACCAGAAGTGATAAAATTGAAATATAAAAAGTAA